Proteins from a single region of bacterium:
- a CDS encoding HIT domain-containing protein, whose amino-acid sequence MQSQRQENYKVSLERLWAPWRTKYIYLSSKDRCIFCEAIAKKDAEAYVLSREAKAFVVMNIFPYNNGHLMIAPYRHVGVIGELTSEEVISMFKLVQESVRVLEFTMNPDGFNIGINVGTVAGAGVRDHIHIHVVPRWVGDTNFMPVISETKVICQSLKEGYKLLKEAFGKC is encoded by the coding sequence ATCCAAAGTCAAAGACAGGAGAATTACAAAGTTTCGCTTGAAAGACTATGGGCACCATGGAGAACAAAATATATTTATTTATCCTCTAAAGATAGGTGTATATTTTGTGAAGCAATAGCGAAAAAAGATGCAGAAGCTTATGTTTTATCCCGAGAGGCAAAAGCATTTGTAGTGATGAACATTTTCCCATATAATAATGGACATCTTATGATTGCACCTTACAGACATGTAGGAGTTATTGGAGAGCTCACTTCCGAAGAGGTAATTTCAATGTTTAAGCTTGTACAGGAATCTGTGAGAGTTTTAGAATTTACTATGAACCCAGATGGTTTTAATATAGGGATAAACGTTGGCACAGTCGCAGGTGCAGGGGTGCGCGACCATATTCACATACATGTGGTCCCAAGATGGGTTGGAGACACAAACTTTATGCCTGTAATCTCTGAAACAAAGGTAATATGCCAATCGCTTAAAGAAGGATATAAACTGCTAAAAGAAGCATTTGGAAAATGTTAA
- a CDS encoding C1 family peptidase — MKKLLILCVFLPVLISNIEGSQTDLSKIRGAIKKAGAKWVADETSVSRLSPEERKNLLGWDKNRELLFIEEIGRDPPPEPKTYPPYLDWRDYNGKNYMTTVKSQGACGSCWAFAAVASMEALVNIQTDIENPDMDISEQKLVSCDYYDNGCGGGSAYGACTYLTQHGAPEEACFPYQASDAVPCGDTCDNALFTNRKLSGWGYTYSSVTGIKEHVQNGPIWAAMIVYEDFYNYAGGVYEHVSGSLEGTHAISIIGWDDSLSCWICKNSWGSYWGEHGYFRIRWGQCGIEQYGVWLRVAPIHYPKIEFSSIAEVNDSQYGDGDGVLNPGEKAELFLTLKAHPQWTNASSVYAILRSSNPEVIEVLDSTATYGTILSGELCTNETDSFVVLAAPDSTPTRIDMFLYVTAQGDQGGNYWTDPELSFEGRVDWSQCGWPISCGNVRTSPCVIDIYGDYKKEVIFGSDLGNLFVKSNDGEDVANFPVTLSNRCWSSPAVGDVDSDGKKEIVTASTDGNIYLFKDTGELIWMLPTGETITATPALFDFDSDGTLEIVIGSGRKLYVLHSDGSTYNSNFPFNSPDGTTIPSGVAIGDIDGDGNKDIVFGTFGGNLYALSLNGVLLTGWPFHIGGRIRESPSIANLDGTGLKVVVGSSTDTLAIVNPDGSEYLIITAMGGIITSPSFVDLDGDNELEIFFGANDSCIYAYHHTGVPVTGWPIKCNSSVQASIAFSDIDADGAPEIITVSKDGTVYVLNSNGSPLSPFPYQLTNSPTSPAVFDIDLDGDIEILFGSSFGMEVIDVRGSYLPDAYWCMYRGNPYRTGNYEDIYIGVSEEISPVLTSKVQIFPTPFMRGITILCKEPVLVDIYNLAGQKVRELISPKGKMVFSWDGTNEFGKPLPSGIYFCVVKLATGKTLTKKVIKLK, encoded by the coding sequence ATGAAAAAATTATTAATTTTGTGTGTTTTTTTACCTGTGTTAATCTCTAATATTGAGGGCTCGCAAACTGACTTATCTAAAATAAGGGGAGCTATTAAGAAAGCGGGAGCAAAGTGGGTAGCAGATGAGACATCAGTTTCAAGACTTAGCCCAGAAGAGAGAAAAAATTTATTGGGATGGGATAAGAACCGTGAGCTGCTCTTCATAGAAGAAATAGGAAGAGATCCTCCACCTGAGCCAAAAACTTATCCACCATATCTTGATTGGCGTGATTATAATGGTAAGAACTATATGACCACTGTAAAGAGTCAGGGTGCCTGCGGTTCTTGTTGGGCTTTTGCAGCTGTAGCATCAATGGAGGCATTAGTTAATATTCAAACTGATATAGAAAACCCGGATATGGACATTTCAGAACAAAAGCTTGTATCTTGTGACTACTACGATAATGGATGTGGTGGTGGTAGTGCCTACGGTGCATGTACTTATCTCACTCAACATGGAGCTCCTGAGGAAGCCTGTTTTCCTTATCAGGCTAGTGATGCAGTTCCATGTGGAGACACATGCGATAATGCATTGTTTACAAACCGTAAGCTGAGTGGGTGGGGATATACTTATTCTTCAGTTACAGGAATAAAAGAGCACGTCCAGAATGGTCCTATTTGGGCAGCAATGATAGTTTATGAAGACTTTTACAACTATGCTGGTGGAGTATACGAGCATGTATCAGGTAGTTTAGAGGGTACACATGCAATTTCAATTATAGGCTGGGATGATTCTCTCAGTTGTTGGATTTGTAAAAATAGCTGGGGCTCATACTGGGGAGAACACGGCTATTTCAGGATAAGGTGGGGTCAGTGTGGAATAGAACAGTATGGAGTTTGGCTTCGAGTAGCTCCTATTCACTATCCTAAAATTGAGTTTTCTTCTATTGCAGAAGTAAATGATTCACAATATGGAGACGGTGATGGAGTATTAAATCCGGGTGAAAAAGCAGAGCTATTCCTTACTTTAAAAGCTCATCCCCAATGGACAAATGCCTCTTCTGTCTACGCTATATTGCGGTCATCGAATCCTGAAGTAATAGAAGTCTTAGATTCAACTGCTACCTATGGCACAATACTAAGCGGTGAGTTATGCACAAATGAAACTGACTCATTTGTGGTCTTAGCTGCGCCAGATAGTACGCCAACAAGAATTGATATGTTTCTGTATGTAACAGCACAGGGAGATCAAGGTGGTAATTATTGGACAGACCCTGAGTTGTCTTTTGAAGGAAGAGTAGATTGGAGTCAATGTGGCTGGCCTATCTCTTGTGGAAATGTCAGGACATCCCCTTGTGTGATTGATATTTATGGTGATTATAAGAAAGAAGTCATATTTGGGTCAGATTTAGGTAACCTTTTTGTAAAAAGTAATGATGGTGAGGATGTAGCTAATTTTCCAGTAACTCTTAGTAACAGGTGTTGGAGCTCACCTGCAGTAGGAGATGTAGATAGTGATGGTAAAAAAGAAATAGTTACAGCGTCTACCGATGGAAACATCTATCTTTTTAAGGATACCGGAGAATTAATATGGATGCTCCCTACAGGTGAAACTATCACTGCAACACCCGCTCTCTTTGATTTTGATTCAGATGGGACACTTGAAATAGTTATAGGGAGTGGTAGGAAGTTGTATGTATTACATTCCGATGGCTCAACCTATAACTCAAACTTCCCATTTAATTCCCCAGATGGAACTACAATTCCATCAGGAGTAGCTATTGGAGACATTGATGGAGATGGCAATAAGGACATCGTATTTGGTACTTTTGGTGGAAATCTTTATGCACTCTCCTTAAATGGGGTTTTACTCACAGGTTGGCCTTTTCATATAGGTGGTAGAATTCGTGAGTCTCCATCAATTGCTAATTTAGATGGTACAGGGCTAAAAGTAGTTGTAGGTTCCTCCACCGATACACTTGCAATCGTGAATCCTGATGGCTCTGAATATTTGATAATTACGGCTATGGGTGGGATAATAACATCTCCTTCATTCGTAGACTTAGATGGAGATAATGAGCTTGAAATATTCTTTGGCGCTAACGACTCCTGTATATATGCCTATCACCATACAGGGGTTCCAGTTACTGGTTGGCCAATAAAGTGTAATAGTAGTGTACAGGCTTCAATTGCTTTCTCCGATATTGATGCAGATGGCGCTCCTGAAATTATCACAGTGTCTAAGGATGGTACCGTATATGTTCTTAATTCGAATGGCTCACCTCTTTCTCCTTTTCCATATCAACTAACCAATTCACCAACTTCACCTGCAGTATTTGACATAGATCTTGATGGTGATATAGAAATCTTATTTGGTAGTTCATTTGGGATGGAAGTAATCGATGTAAGAGGCTCTTATCTTCCTGATGCCTACTGGTGTATGTATCGTGGTAACCCATATAGGACAGGTAATTATGAAGATATTTATATTGGAGTAAGTGAGGAGATAAGTCCTGTTCTGACATCCAAAGTTCAGATTTTCCCGACTCCATTTATGAGAGGGATTACTATCTTATGCAAGGAGCCAGTTTTGGTTGATATTTATAATCTTGCAGGTCAAAAAGTAAGAGAACTTATCTCTCCTAAGGGAAAAATGGTTTTTTCATGGGATGGCACAAACGAATTTGGAAAGCCTCTTCCATCAGGGATATATTTCTGTGTTGTGAAATTGGCAACTGGAAAAACCCTAACTAAAAAAGTGATAAAGTTGAAGTAG
- a CDS encoding endonuclease Q family protein, translating to MKFFADFHIHSMYSRATSRDMRISSIAQTAKIKGLKLMGTGDFTHPSWIKELKDELNPEDGNLFKYGETYFILTTEVNNVYTKNGKLRKIHNIIFGPTFEAVNKINSFLSKHGNLEVDGRPIVSLDSEIMVKGLFEIVPDTFVVPSHVWTPWFSLFGANFGFDSIEECFGNQTSNIFALETGLSSDPPMNWRWSLLDRFALISNSDAHSLRNIGREANCFDCELNYYEIINAIKTQEPAKFKFTVEFFPEEGKYHWDGHRKCGTRISPEEAIANDNICPKCGRPVTVGVMHRVILLADRKKPKDGKIPCKHLIPLHEIISDALGVGIETEKVINEYSKLIHHFGTEFGCLLEAPYEELKTVTIPKIARSICNVREGKVNILPGYDGVYGKVNVSKEKDEEEQQLTLF from the coding sequence ATGAAATTTTTTGCCGATTTCCATATACACTCTATGTATTCAAGAGCTACATCACGAGACATGAGAATAAGCTCTATAGCTCAGACAGCAAAAATTAAGGGACTAAAACTTATGGGAACAGGCGATTTCACTCATCCCAGTTGGATAAAAGAACTCAAGGATGAACTTAACCCTGAAGATGGAAACTTGTTTAAGTATGGAGAGACTTATTTTATTCTTACCACTGAAGTAAATAATGTATATACAAAGAATGGAAAGTTAAGGAAGATACATAATATAATATTTGGACCCACATTTGAAGCTGTAAATAAGATTAACTCGTTCCTTTCAAAACATGGAAATTTAGAAGTAGATGGAAGACCTATTGTTTCACTTGACTCTGAGATTATGGTAAAAGGATTATTTGAAATTGTGCCTGATACTTTTGTAGTCCCCTCACATGTATGGACGCCATGGTTCTCATTATTTGGCGCTAACTTTGGGTTTGATTCAATAGAGGAATGTTTCGGTAATCAGACTTCAAATATCTTTGCTCTTGAAACTGGACTATCATCCGACCCACCTATGAATTGGAGATGGTCTCTACTTGACAGATTTGCACTCATTTCTAATTCGGATGCACATTCTCTTAGAAATATTGGGAGGGAAGCAAATTGCTTTGATTGTGAGCTCAATTACTATGAAATTATTAATGCTATTAAGACACAAGAGCCAGCAAAATTTAAATTTACAGTTGAGTTTTTTCCTGAAGAAGGTAAATACCATTGGGATGGACATCGGAAATGTGGAACAAGAATATCACCAGAAGAAGCAATTGCCAACGATAACATTTGCCCTAAATGTGGAAGACCAGTTACTGTTGGAGTGATGCATCGTGTAATCTTACTCGCAGATAGAAAAAAGCCAAAAGATGGTAAAATACCATGTAAGCACCTCATCCCATTACATGAAATTATAAGTGATGCTCTTGGAGTGGGGATAGAAACAGAAAAAGTGATAAATGAGTATAGTAAGCTTATTCACCATTTTGGTACAGAATTTGGATGTTTATTGGAAGCTCCATATGAGGAGTTAAAAACTGTAACTATACCAAAGATTGCTCGTAGTATTTGTAATGTAAGAGAAGGAAAGGTAAATATTTTACCAGGTTATGATGGAGTTTACGGTAAAGTAAATGTATCCAAAGAGAAAGACGAAGAGGAACAACAATTGACTTTATTCTAA
- the hisS gene encoding histidine--tRNA ligase, whose amino-acid sequence MSEIKPKILKGMRDFLPDEMRRREYVINIIKNIFENYGFEPIETPAIEYFEILSGKNRYGEEEKLIYKFKDRGKRDVSLRFDFTIPLARVIAMYPEISMPFMRYQIQPVWRADKPQYGRFREFYQCDVDIVGTNSMFAEAEILAMTDEIFSALGFKEFKTKVNNRKILEGICKYTGVEQNREFEVYRTIDKLERIGVVGIKEELKLRGIKSNVIEELLDMLQACKSLPELEQVLPQNDGLQELKSLFNYLEHFEVKKERFSFNPWLARGFDYYTGPIFETVVEEPKIGSLAGGGRFDHLIGIFLGKEIPAVGITIGVERVIAVMEKLGMMPEFKPKVKVLVTQFDEASSGYSISIANELRELRIPTVVYTNFAKLSKQFKYANKQGIPYVIVAGPDELKREQITIKNMKTGKQQNIKRDKLSLWVKEEKL is encoded by the coding sequence ATGAGTGAAATAAAACCAAAAATTTTAAAAGGAATGAGAGATTTTCTACCCGATGAGATGAGGAGAAGAGAGTATGTTATTAATATTATAAAAAACATTTTTGAAAATTATGGATTTGAACCTATTGAAACTCCTGCTATTGAATATTTTGAAATATTATCAGGTAAAAATAGATATGGAGAAGAAGAAAAGCTTATTTACAAATTTAAGGATAGAGGTAAAAGAGATGTAAGCTTAAGATTTGATTTTACTATTCCTTTGGCAAGGGTTATTGCAATGTACCCAGAGATTTCAATGCCATTCATGAGATACCAGATTCAACCTGTATGGCGAGCTGATAAGCCACAATATGGTAGGTTTAGAGAGTTTTATCAATGTGATGTGGATATTGTTGGCACTAATTCAATGTTTGCAGAGGCTGAAATCCTTGCTATGACAGACGAGATTTTTTCTGCGCTTGGGTTTAAAGAGTTCAAAACAAAAGTCAATAATAGAAAAATACTTGAAGGTATATGTAAGTATACGGGAGTGGAGCAAAATAGAGAATTTGAAGTCTATAGAACAATAGATAAACTTGAGCGTATAGGAGTTGTTGGTATAAAGGAGGAGCTTAAATTAAGAGGAATCAAATCAAATGTTATAGAGGAGCTTTTAGATATGTTACAGGCTTGCAAAAGTTTACCAGAATTAGAACAAGTATTACCACAAAATGATGGATTACAAGAGCTTAAATCTCTATTTAACTATTTAGAACATTTTGAAGTTAAGAAAGAGCGATTTTCTTTCAATCCGTGGCTTGCAAGAGGATTTGACTATTATACAGGCCCTATATTTGAGACTGTGGTTGAAGAGCCTAAAATTGGTAGCCTTGCTGGCGGAGGCAGATTTGACCATCTTATTGGCATATTTCTTGGGAAAGAAATACCTGCAGTTGGTATTACTATCGGAGTTGAACGGGTTATTGCTGTTATGGAAAAACTCGGTATGATGCCAGAATTTAAGCCAAAAGTTAAAGTGCTTGTAACTCAATTTGATGAAGCAAGTTCCGGTTATTCTATAAGTATTGCAAATGAGCTCAGAGAGCTAAGAATTCCAACTGTAGTTTATACCAATTTTGCTAAACTATCAAAGCAGTTCAAGTATGCAAATAAACAGGGGATACCGTATGTTATTGTGGCAGGTCCTGATGAGCTAAAAAGAGAACAAATAACTATTAAAAATATGAAAACAGGTAAACAACAGAATATTAAAAGGGATAAATTAAGCTTGTGGGTAAAAGAGGAGAAGTTGTAA
- the hutH gene encoding histidine ammonia-lyase, which produces MNRKLVIDGESLTIRDVVEVARSQAIKVVLSPEAKFKVKKSSDWVREKSTALEPIYGLNTGVGSQENVRITATELKDFQQKIILSHASAVGEPLPHEIVRATLLLRANALAKGYSGVRCEVIETILELLNKGIYPIVPEKGSVGASGDLALLAHIALVLIGKGEADYQGQRMTGIQALNNAGIKPLELEPKEGIALINGSQVSAGIGAIAVWDAQQVFKNSEIASSLSLEALIGFRSPFCQEIHKIRPYPGACKVAQNILNITQGSKWLDTDKKHVQDAYSLRCIPQVLGVILDIIQIVDKQLLIEINSATDNPLVFTELNKVISGGNFHGEPIAVWLDALGIGIANLGNISERRIFRLLTSYLNKGLPSFLTTKPGLNSGFAIAQCTAASLVSENKVLANPASVDSIPTSEGQEDYVSMAPISAKDAREIIKNVEHIVAIELLVATQSIDLRVKLGGLKLQELGKGTLVAYQKIREKVPFLDEDREIYKDIQAVLELVKNNEILTAVENEVGEI; this is translated from the coding sequence ATGAATAGGAAATTAGTGATAGATGGAGAGTCTTTGACAATTAGAGATGTTGTGGAGGTAGCTCGTTCTCAAGCTATAAAAGTTGTTTTATCACCAGAAGCAAAGTTTAAAGTTAAAAAGAGCTCAGATTGGGTAAGAGAAAAGAGTACTGCTCTTGAACCCATTTATGGATTGAACACAGGAGTTGGTTCACAAGAAAATGTTAGGATTACAGCTACTGAACTTAAAGATTTTCAGCAAAAGATTATACTTTCACATGCTTCAGCAGTAGGAGAACCCTTACCACATGAGATTGTTAGGGCTACTTTATTACTCAGAGCAAATGCACTTGCAAAAGGGTATTCTGGAGTTAGATGTGAAGTTATTGAGACTATTCTTGAACTACTTAATAAAGGTATTTATCCTATCGTTCCAGAAAAAGGGTCTGTCGGAGCATCTGGAGACCTTGCTTTACTCGCCCATATTGCACTTGTTCTTATAGGAAAGGGAGAAGCAGATTACCAAGGACAGAGGATGACTGGAATTCAAGCGCTTAACAATGCTGGCATTAAACCATTAGAACTTGAACCAAAAGAGGGGATTGCATTGATTAATGGAAGCCAGGTATCAGCTGGAATTGGTGCTATTGCTGTATGGGATGCACAGCAGGTTTTTAAGAATAGTGAAATAGCTAGTTCATTAAGCCTTGAAGCTCTTATAGGATTTAGGTCACCTTTTTGCCAAGAAATTCATAAAATTAGACCGTATCCGGGTGCATGTAAAGTTGCACAAAATATACTAAATATAACTCAAGGAAGTAAGTGGTTAGATACTGATAAAAAGCATGTTCAAGACGCTTATTCATTGCGGTGTATCCCTCAAGTATTAGGGGTGATTTTAGACATTATACAAATAGTAGATAAACAGCTCTTAATTGAGATAAATTCTGCAACAGATAATCCATTAGTATTCACAGAATTAAATAAAGTCATATCAGGTGGTAACTTTCACGGTGAACCTATCGCAGTATGGCTTGATGCATTAGGGATAGGGATAGCTAATCTTGGTAACATTTCAGAACGTAGAATTTTCAGACTCCTCACAAGCTATTTGAATAAAGGGTTACCAAGTTTCCTTACAACTAAACCTGGGCTAAACTCGGGGTTTGCAATTGCACAGTGCACTGCTGCTTCCTTAGTATCAGAAAATAAAGTGTTAGCCAATCCTGCATCGGTTGATTCAATTCCTACATCTGAAGGGCAAGAAGATTATGTGTCAATGGCTCCTATATCAGCAAAAGACGCAAGAGAAATTATAAAAAATGTTGAGCACATTGTAGCTATAGAATTACTCGTTGCCACCCAGTCAATAGATTTGAGAGTGAAATTAGGAGGCCTAAAATTGCAAGAACTCGGAAAAGGAACACTTGTTGCATACCAAAAAATAAGAGAAAAAGTACCATTTTTAGATGAGGATAGAGAAATTTATAAAGATATTCAAGCAGTATTGGAGCTTGTTAAAAATAATGAGATACTAACCGCAGTTGAAAATGAAGTAGGTGAAATATGA
- a CDS encoding MTH938/NDUFAF3 family protein, protein MIDSYEFGRIVINGITYTHDVIIYPDRVNQNWWRKSGHLLQIDDLSEVLKESPDVLIIGTGAYGVMDVPNELLETIKANQVEVIVKPTNEACEDYNKLINTKKVIAALHLTC, encoded by the coding sequence ATGATTGATTCTTACGAATTTGGAAGAATTGTAATAAATGGGATTACATACACTCATGATGTCATTATATATCCGGATAGGGTTAACCAAAATTGGTGGCGTAAGAGTGGGCATTTACTGCAAATAGATGACCTCTCTGAAGTGTTAAAGGAGTCTCCAGATGTACTTATAATAGGAACTGGAGCTTATGGAGTGATGGATGTTCCTAATGAATTATTAGAAACTATAAAAGCAAACCAAGTAGAAGTTATAGTAAAGCCAACAAATGAAGCATGTGAAGATTATAATAAGTTGATTAATACAAAGAAAGTGATAGCCGCCTTACATCTAACTTGCTAA
- the mreD gene encoding rod shape-determining protein MreD, whose product MIGLCIITFFLCIIQISILLNIAVFQVTPNIVMILVIYIALFYGKTAMWVGFLTGLFLDLYSSSLGYNALVGTMVGYGVGSIGTRVYRETPILWMITLFVTSLFYETVIFASQKELSLFFFGRYIMPGALYTTIVGVIIFSILRRIKRKVK is encoded by the coding sequence ATGATAGGTTTATGTATCATTACTTTCTTTTTATGCATAATTCAGATAAGTATACTCCTAAACATAGCTGTATTTCAGGTTACACCAAATATCGTGATGATTCTTGTAATTTACATAGCCCTATTTTATGGAAAAACAGCTATGTGGGTTGGCTTTTTGACAGGTCTATTTCTGGATTTATATAGTTCATCTTTAGGTTATAATGCCCTTGTAGGAACTATGGTTGGCTATGGAGTAGGGAGTATTGGGACCAGAGTTTATCGAGAGACTCCAATTTTATGGATGATTACACTTTTCGTAACATCCTTGTTCTACGAGACTGTCATTTTTGCAAGTCAAAAAGAGCTGTCACTTTTTTTCTTTGGAAGATATATCATGCCCGGAGCATTGTATACAACTATAGTGGGGGTGATTATATTTTCTATTCTTAGAAGGATAAAAAGGAAGGTAAAATGA
- the mreC gene encoding rod shape-determining protein MreC, with the protein MWRREVSIWFILLIIICIVLIGLGKTQRGIRVQLRATSFFSPFQKYASFLFNTFKIRHENKILKQKMAQLVFENQQLKMYKYENEKLKSLLEFKTQKPYKLIAAKVVGRDPDPMSGICVVDKGEDDGVEKNLPVITMDGVYGKILENRKNIAVVQTFFNFNFRVSAMDIRTGIQGIAKWESGEGCILEKVPIYSDIKVGDKIVTSGLGSVFPKGLEIGEVEKIDVDKTKLFYSIRLKPVCKFSEVEYVFIVKEMPTVSEKEAIYETPVWEIYPKEDRWIPTKFKIQEPSIRTELHE; encoded by the coding sequence ATGTGGAGAAGAGAAGTTAGTATATGGTTTATCTTACTTATTATCATTTGTATAGTGTTAATTGGACTTGGAAAAACACAAAGAGGGATAAGAGTTCAACTTAGAGCAACTTCATTCTTTTCGCCATTTCAAAAATATGCTTCTTTTCTTTTTAATACTTTTAAAATAAGACATGAGAATAAAATCCTTAAACAGAAAATGGCTCAACTTGTATTTGAAAATCAACAGCTTAAGATGTATAAATATGAAAATGAAAAACTAAAGTCATTACTTGAATTTAAGACTCAAAAGCCATACAAACTAATTGCAGCAAAAGTGGTAGGTAGAGACCCAGACCCGATGTCAGGAATATGTGTAGTTGATAAAGGAGAAGATGACGGAGTAGAAAAGAATCTACCTGTTATTACGATGGATGGAGTATACGGTAAGATACTGGAAAATAGAAAAAATATAGCCGTGGTCCAGACTTTTTTTAACTTTAATTTTAGAGTAAGTGCTATGGATATACGTACTGGAATTCAGGGAATTGCAAAATGGGAGAGTGGTGAAGGCTGTATACTTGAAAAGGTGCCAATTTATTCTGATATAAAAGTTGGTGATAAAATAGTCACTTCTGGACTTGGCAGTGTGTTTCCTAAGGGATTAGAAATCGGTGAAGTAGAAAAAATAGATGTGGATAAGACAAAGCTGTTTTATTCAATCAGGTTAAAACCAGTTTGTAAATTTTCAGAAGTTGAATACGTTTTTATCGTAAAAGAAATGCCAACTGTGTCGGAAAAAGAAGCTATTTATGAAACTCCTGTATGGGAAATCTATCCAAAAGAAGACAGATGGATTCCTACTAAATTTAAAATTCAAGAACCTTCAATTCGGACAGAGCTGCATGAGTAA